In Candidatus Moanabacter tarae, the genomic stretch CGGAATTCTCTTAGGATTAGAACAAACCAAACATTCCTCTTCTTCGCACAGATTGCCGCATTTTTGGCACCTTCTAATCCTCTCAGCTGCCAGCTCCAGGATTGTGACAAGCTCCGGAAGGAGTTTGGGTTGTTCCACCGTCAAGTGCAACGCTATGCGTTCCGACGAACGGTAACCTAGCCCTGGCAGCTTCTTTAGAACGCCCTGGAGTTTTTTAAATGCAGGAGTCACTATCCAGTTAGAAGCGCCAAAAACCTTCCTTTAGAACTTCCAGAAAAATACTAATATAACTCATGGCCAAATATTTAAATCTTACGATATTCCTCCTTATTCATTAAGCATTTTTCAGTAAGATGAGATTAGAAATTTACATATATTTCGATGCTAAATGAGACCTTCCTTAGCCCAGTTGAAGCTTTCCCAATTTTTTCTCCATATTCTGCGCTTGTTTAAGCAATATCCTCGGATCCCAATATGTCCCATTCTAAGATTGTTTTCGCTGTCGCAATTATTCCGTATAACTGCCTCATTGAAAAGAATAAACTATTCAAAAGATGGCTGATTCCCAATCTTTCTAAACACAATATCAAAACTGTTTACTGTTTACCTTTCACTACCTATTCTGCTGCCCAATTATGGAAGCTATCGAAATGGATAGAGTTCGGACCTACCTCCAGGAGCTCCAAGAATCTATTGTCACATCAATTTCTGATATGGACAGCTCAATCACTCCAAGACGGGACAATTGGACTCGAAAAGAAGGCGGCGGCGGCCTATCCATAATCGTGGAAGAAGGATCCGTTTTTGAAAAAGGAGGGGTGAATTTTTCCGACGTTACTGGACGAAGGCTTCCGCCTTCGGCAACAGCCAAGCGCCCGGAGCTTTTGGGAGCTGGCTTTGGAGCGGTTGGAGTTTCGGTTGTCTTGCACCCGCTCAATCCCTATGTGCCGACAACTCATATGAATGTACGATTCATAAGTGCCACAAGATCAGGAGCACCACCAGTCTGGTGGTTTGGAGGAGGTTTTGATCTCACTCCATTCTATGGTTTTGAAGAAGACGTCATCCACTGGCATAGAATGGCAAAGGCGGCCTGTGACCCTTTTGGTGGAGATCTTTACCAACGTTTGAAGGGACGTTGTGACCAATATTTCTACTTGAAACATCGTAGCGAATCTCGTGGTGTCGGTGGTCTCTTTTTTGATGACTTTAATGAGTTGGGCTTCGAAAAATCCTTTTCTTTTTTACGTCAAATCGGGGACTCGTTTATCCCTGCCTATAAACCAATTGTTGAGAAGAGAAAAAATCACCCTTATTCCAGTCGGGAACGTGAGTTTCAGCTCTATCGCCGTGGGCGCTACGTGGAATTCAATTTGATCTATGATCGAGGAACCCTTTTCGGTCTCCAATCGGATGGCCGTACTGAATCCATTCTAATGTCGCTTCCCCCAACTGTAAAGTGGCGCTACGATTGGAAGCCCGACCCGGGATCAGCCGAGGAAAAACTCTATACTAAATTCCTCAAGCCTCGTCGATGGGTAGAATAAAATGAAGATTTCAAGAATGAATTCACGCGAACGTTTCCAACGTGCCTGCAGTTGTTTATCGGTCGATCGGACTCCCGTTTGGATAATGCGCCAGGCGGGCCGATATTTGCCCGAGTACTTAAGGCTGAAGGAACGGTACACGTTTAGGGAATTGGTTTCCACTCCAGAACTCGCCACCGAAGTAACCCTCATGCCACTGCAAAGGTTTGACTTCGATGCCGCCATCATCTTCAGCGACATCCTTATTATTCCAGAGGCTCTGGGGCAACCTTATGAGTTCCAAGACAAAGGTGGGATTAGTATGAAGTATCGGATCGATAGTCGATCAGACGTCGCCAAATTAGACTCATCCAATACAAGAGAGAAACTGAACTATGTAGCGGATGCGCTGCGTCTCGTCCGAAAAGAAATCGACAACAAGAAAGCACTTATTGGTTTCGGGGGATCCCCATGG encodes the following:
- the hemF gene encoding Oxygen-dependent coproporphyrinogen-III oxidase; its protein translation is MDRVRTYLQELQESIVTSISDMDSSITPRRDNWTRKEGGGGLSIIVEEGSVFEKGGVNFSDVTGRRLPPSATAKRPELLGAGFGAVGVSVVLHPLNPYVPTTHMNVRFISATRSGAPPVWWFGGGFDLTPFYGFEEDVIHWHRMAKAACDPFGGDLYQRLKGRCDQYFYLKHRSESRGVGGLFFDDFNELGFEKSFSFLRQIGDSFIPAYKPIVEKRKNHPYSSREREFQLYRRGRYVEFNLIYDRGTLFGLQSDGRTESILMSLPPTVKWRYDWKPDPGSAEEKLYTKFLKPRRWVE